The DNA window GTTCATCGGCCCCATATCGAGCGACGCCATCTCCGGCAACGGATCCGTCCGAATGCCCTTCACTCGTTCCTCGAGTGGCAGGCCCGTCCCTCCCGTCGTATTCTGGATGATGATATCCTCACAGCGCTCGCGAACCAGTTCGTTGATCTCCTGTAATCGACCGGCGTCGCGCTCGCCGTGTTCGTCGCGTCCGTGCAGGTGCACGATCGACGCCCCCAATTTCTCACATTCCCGTGCCGCGTTCGCGATTTCCTCTGGTGACTCCGGCAGGTTCGGATTCGCCTCCTTGCCCTGCACGCCGCCGGTCGTCGGCACCGTCAGGATCAAGGGTTCGCCCGCGAGGTAGTCTTGGTAACTCATCTACCGGAAGAGAGCGTGTCAACCATAAAAACTGTACTGGAAGTGGGAGACGGTCACACACTCGAGCGAACGACGAATCGCCGAGCGATCACCCGACTCGGACGACGCTGTCGAGGTCCATCGTCGAAGAATTATGTGGATGCAACGTGAGGAACAAACGAAGCATGTACCACATCGTCATCCCAGTCGATACCAGCGAAGAACGCGGTACCAAAGCGACGCAGTACGTCATCGACCTCCTCGAAGCGGGCGTGATCAGCGACGCCGAAGCGATCAGCGTCACGGTGCTCAACGTCTTCGAGAAGTTCAAAGCCGTCGACGACGGCGGCAACGTTAGCTCAGCGGAACTCTACGACGAAGACGACTACCCTGACGCGGTCGTGCGCGCTCGAGACTTACTCGAGGACGCGGCGATCGAGTACGACCTCGAGCGTCGCCACGGCGATTCGGCCGACGAAATCGTCGACTTCGTCGAGGAGGCGGACGCCGACCTCGTCGTCATGGCCCCTCGAAAGCGAAGTTCCGTCGGAAAAGCCGTCTTCGGCAGCGTCGCCCAGAACGTCCTGATCAATACGGATCGGCCGACGCTGATCGTCTAACCGACGAGACGATCAGAAGCCGACCGCCGAACCGTCT is part of the Natronorubrum sediminis genome and encodes:
- a CDS encoding universal stress protein is translated as MYHIVIPVDTSEERGTKATQYVIDLLEAGVISDAEAISVTVLNVFEKFKAVDDGGNVSSAELYDEDDYPDAVVRARDLLEDAAIEYDLERRHGDSADEIVDFVEEADADLVVMAPRKRSSVGKAVFGSVAQNVLINTDRPTLIV